GATCAGAATGATCCATTTGACCCGCAACTGATTCTTTACTCTCTATGGGATGGGAAATGGATTATTCTCGCCTGTGTTGTGATACTTGGTGCCTTAGGTTACTATTATACACAAACACTCCCCAACCAATACCGAACAACTGGTCTGTTTCTAATTGAAAATCAACGTGCCGACCGTGGGCTGAATCTTTTTGAATTTACCCGCGCCCGTAATCTGACCTGGGACGAAGTCGGAACAGAAATGCAGTTCATCGTTAACTCACACGAGCTCGCCGAAAACGTTGGGCGGCGTCTCATTCAGGAGCTGGTAAATCCGGTTACCGGTGATACCCTACCCATGCTACGCCAAAATGGCCTTGGGTTTATGCCGGAAGAACAGGTGCTGCAGCGGCTTGCACGACGGCTACCGAACCGTATCTCCCTGCATCAAATTGATCAGATGAATCTCGTTGAAATCCGCACAACGAGCTTTGACCCTCAGGAAGCTGCATTTATCGCCAATTTTTACATTGAGGAATATCGCATTCTTGATGAAACGATTACCCGCTCCAACCTCACGAGTGCAGCATCTTACCTTGAGCAGCTCGAAGAACGTAACACCATGACGTTGGGCGAGCAGGACGAACAAATTCGCATGTTTCTCGATTCTGACTGGACACTCATAACCGATGAACAAGGGACAGCGGCAGCGCAGGAACTTCGCGGTCTATTCCGGGAAGCTGAAGAGCTTCGTTTCCGCAAAGTAGCTGTTTCTGACTTTCTCGACCGTCTGCGCGAAGAAAAAGACATGGTACTGAACATGCTCTATGATGGCGCAACCGATAACGACATGGAACTTGTTAACGCGTTTGAGCAGGCCATCCTGGATTTGCGCTTACAAGCCGAATCCTTCTACATCGAACAACCGCAGCTTCGCACCAACCCCGAGGGGAACAGCGTACTTTCTCAAATCCTGCGCAGAATCGACTATCTTGAAGGCCTCCGCGATGAGCGTCTTGAATCTCAGCGGGACCGCGTAAGAGACCGACAGGGCCTCGATCAGGCTTCCCTTGCGAGTTACCTGACTGACATCCGCTCTGAGATTAGGAGTAATGAAGCACGGCTTGTTGACATGCAACTTCGGGAAGACTTTATTGCAGAGCGCGTCGATGACATTCAGTCAGACATGAGCTCCATTATGGAAAGAAGTGCAGAGCTGCAAAGGCTTCGCAGGAATCAGGTGATTAGTGAAGAGCTTTACTTAAATCTGCTTAAGCGACTGCAGGAAACACAAATTGCCATTCAGTCAGAAGTAAGCCGGGTTCGTGAAATCCGTGCGGCAAGCGTGCCGTCAAGTCCTTTCAGCCCTAACCGCTTACGCAATTATATCCTGAGCCTGATTCTCGGTTTTGGCCTTGGTGCTGGTATCGTATTACTGCGCAACCTGCTTGATGACCTGATTCATGACCCGGGTCAGCTCCGTAATGCCGGCTTCAACGTTATCGGGGTTATTCCAGATTTCACAGACTACATCAATACACACTTTAAAAACACTGAACGGCTTCCTATTCGTGGCCGCAGTGTAGATGTAAACCTGATTTCTCTTATTGACCCCATTTCAGCAGGTGCTGAAGCTTACCGCAGGCTGCGCACAAGTATCGAATTCAGCAATGCTGACCGTGAATACCAAACACTCGTAGTAACAAGCTCCAAGCCTGGTGAAGGAAAGAGTCTGACAAGTATCAACCTCGCCCTCACCTATGCGCAGTTTGGCAAGCGCACCCTCGTCATCGACTGTGACCTTCGTAAGCCAACCATCCACAAAAAGCTGGGGCTTGATAAGTCGCCGGGGCTGACGGATATTCTTTTTGACAAAGATACCCTCGAAAACTGTCTGATTGACGCAAGTACGGATAATTTCTTTGTTATCACGGCTGGTAACAGTATTCCCAACCCTGCTGAAACAATGGGATCCAAGCGTATGCAGGAACTTCTCAGCTCGCTCAAGAAAGAGTTTGATATCATCATTCTGGATACGCCGCCCCTGCTTGTTGTATCTGACGCTATGCCGCTTGCTGTTGCAACCGATGCAACCGTTTTGGTATCTAAGATGGATGAAACTGAGCTGTCTATCCTGAAGGAAACCCGTCAGGATCTGCGAAACCTTGGTGTTAATATTGCAGGCAGTGTGCTTAACGCCTACGATACCAACAGCGTTAAATCGTACTATAAATATAATTATAAGTACAACTACAAGTATAAGTACGACTACGCCTACAAGGACTACAAGCTTGACTACACAGATCAGCCGGATCAGAAATAACCGATTTCGAAAGGCACAAAAAGGTGAGCCCGTTCTCACCTTTTTTGTGCTGCTTTTCAGCTGTTTTGATAGCTATACATAATCGCTTATCATCTTTTTTTAGCCTATATCCTATTCTGAACTCACACTTTTATTCATGAAGCACGTAACTCTTATTTTAACTCCTTTCAGAACTGCTCTCATACTCTCTCTGAGTCTATTTCTGTTTTTTGCTCAGCAGGCCGACGCCCAAACTATGGGTCGGCAGGGCAGCAGCCTGACGCAGCTCTATTCCGTTTCTGAGCAAATGCCTAATCACTTCCGTTTCGTACGTACCGGTGAACCCAGCATTACAGTTGTAGTCATTGGCTCGGTTGTGCGCCCCGGTACTTATGAAGTGCGGGAAGGCACTGACATGAATGAGCTCATGCTTTATACAGGCGGGCCAGCTGCAATTGGTGCCCGTACGCGCCGGATTACGCCGGACGTCAATTTCTTCTTAAGCCGCACCATGGAAGGCGAAGGTCGTCGCATCATCTTCGAAACAACCTTCGAGGCCTACACTACAGAGTTTGTAGATTTTCCTGTCATGCAGGATTTTGATGTCGTCATCGTAGAAACGGATCCCGTACCTACACAGCTGTGGCGGGAAATTTTATCGCTTACATCACAGATTCTCAGTATCATCGCTTCCATTGCTGTAATTGTCTGGCGATTCAGAAGGTTCTAAATTTGTTTTGTACTCTTAAAAAGCAGTCTGTACCCACAGGCTGCTTTTTTTATGCCCTTCAATTAACCAACACAGGCTCCGGCCTCTTTTGCGTCACAAAAAACGACCTGTCAGAAAACAGCGGATGCGAAAAAAATACTGCGCAGAATTTTTACACAGACACAGTAAGCCTGAACATTTCTGTCCAATAGAACTACACTCGCATACTTATAGGCCTGCGCATTGGCAGAAAGACAAAACGGTCCGGATACCTCAATACATCAGACCGTTTTGCAAATCATGATAGTCTTTTTACCGGTTCAACATTGTGCGTATGCGTGTATAGATTGCCTCAGTGCGCCTCCAGCCAGTTTGATGCAACACCGGCATCGGCTTTCACCGGGACTTTCAGCGTCATGGCTTTTTCCATTTCTTCACGAATGAGTTGTACGCTTTCAGCCGCCTTATCTTTTGGCACTTCAAAGAGTAATTCATCATGTACCTGCAGCAGCATCAGGCATTCCGGCAAATCACGCTCAAGGCGGGCCTGCAGCTGCACCATTGCTACTTTGATGAGATCTGCTGCTGTACCCTGAATCGGCATATTGATCGCTGTCCGCTCTGCAAATGAACGCATATTCGGATTGGAAGAGCGAATTTCCGGAATGTAGCGCCTGCGGCCGAGCAGGGTTGTGACATAGCCGTGTTCACGCGCAAAGGCTGTCGTTTCCTTGATGTAGTTACGAATGCCCGGAAAACGCTCAAAATAAGCATCAATAATGGTCTTGGCTTCCGTGCGGTCAATGCCCAGCCGCTGCGCAAGTCCAAACGCACTCACGCCGTAAGGGATGCCAAAATTCACTTCTTTTGCTTTCCGCCGCATATCCCTGTCAACCTCTGTGATAGCGGACAAACCGAAAATTTCCATGGCCGTGCGGGCGTGAATATCCTGATCATCGCGGAAAGCCTGTACCATGGCTTCATCTTCGGAAACAGAAGCAATCACGCGAAGCTCAATCTGCGAATAATCTGCCGCAATCAGCACCTTACCTTCTCCAGCAATAAATGCCTTGCGGATCTCCCGGCCGCGCTCAGTCCGGACCGGAATATTCTGCAGATTGGGGTTGGAGGATGATAAACGTCCCGTTGCGGCAACCTGCTGATTCAGGCTTGTATGAATTCGTCCCGTTTCCGGATGAATCAATTTGGGCAGCGCATCCGCGTAGGTTGATTTGAGTTTACTAAGCGAGCGATAATCCAGCACAAGTGCGGGTAACTTGTGTCCGAACGCTGCCAGGTCGGTCAGGATTTGCTCATTGGTTGAATATTTCCCGGTTTTGGTTTTCTTGCCGGATGGCAGCCCAAGTTTTTCGAACAAAATATCACCCAGCTGTGCCGGGGAATTGATGTTGAATTCCTCTCCTGCTTCTGCATAAATCTGCTGCTGTAGCTGCTTCATATCATCACCCAGCTGCGCAGAAAAATTGCTCAGCATCTCCGTATCAAGCTGTATCCCGTTCATTTCAAGCTCCCCAAGCACCCGCACCAGGGGAAACTCAACCGATTCTGCGATCTCAGTCAGACCATCCTCATTAAGTTTTTGCTGCAGCACCTCAAAAAGTTGTAAGGTAATGTCAGCGTCTTCACAGGCATAGGGCATGACCTCATCAACCGGAATATCCCGCATGCTTTTTTGCTGTTTACCCTTACCTATGAGAGTTTCGATTGAGACGGGTTCATAGTTCAGGTAGCGTCGGCTGAGCTCATCCATGCTCAGTTTTTGGTTGGAGTCGATGAGGTAGGCCGCAATCATGGTATCGAAAACGGGACCTTTCAGCGCCATCCCATGCCGGCGCAGCACAATATAATCGTACTTGTAATTCTGGGCGATTTTCAGGGCGCTATTGCCAAATACAGGCGTAAGCTTCTCCTGAATCAGTTCCGGTGAAAGGCCTTCTGCTTCACCGGCTGCATCATTTACAGGAATGTAGAAAGCTTCTTTCTTCCTGACAGAAAAGGCCAGGCCGACGAGGGAAGCAAGCAT
This genomic stretch from Cyclonatronum proteinivorum harbors:
- a CDS encoding polysaccharide biosynthesis tyrosine autokinase; amino-acid sequence: MELENNERRKSMRSNGASEDPFNPGAIPGEEDDQNDPFDPQLILYSLWDGKWIILACVVILGALGYYYTQTLPNQYRTTGLFLIENQRADRGLNLFEFTRARNLTWDEVGTEMQFIVNSHELAENVGRRLIQELVNPVTGDTLPMLRQNGLGFMPEEQVLQRLARRLPNRISLHQIDQMNLVEIRTTSFDPQEAAFIANFYIEEYRILDETITRSNLTSAASYLEQLEERNTMTLGEQDEQIRMFLDSDWTLITDEQGTAAAQELRGLFREAEELRFRKVAVSDFLDRLREEKDMVLNMLYDGATDNDMELVNAFEQAILDLRLQAESFYIEQPQLRTNPEGNSVLSQILRRIDYLEGLRDERLESQRDRVRDRQGLDQASLASYLTDIRSEIRSNEARLVDMQLREDFIAERVDDIQSDMSSIMERSAELQRLRRNQVISEELYLNLLKRLQETQIAIQSEVSRVREIRAASVPSSPFSPNRLRNYILSLILGFGLGAGIVLLRNLLDDLIHDPGQLRNAGFNVIGVIPDFTDYINTHFKNTERLPIRGRSVDVNLISLIDPISAGAEAYRRLRTSIEFSNADREYQTLVVTSSKPGEGKSLTSINLALTYAQFGKRTLVIDCDLRKPTIHKKLGLDKSPGLTDILFDKDTLENCLIDASTDNFFVITAGNSIPNPAETMGSKRMQELLSSLKKEFDIIILDTPPLLVVSDAMPLAVATDATVLVSKMDETELSILKETRQDLRNLGVNIAGSVLNAYDTNSVKSYYKYNYKYNYKYKYDYAYKDYKLDYTDQPDQK
- the polA gene encoding DNA polymerase I; translated protein: MSQKNKKLFLIDGHALAYRSYFAFINTNLRNSEGVPTGSLMGFANTLVKLLESEKPTHIAVAWDTHAPTFRHEMDAAYKANRPPQPDELRQTIPLMKEMVRHFGFQNLEKDGYEADDIIGTLAQRAGLDGAEVFMVTPDKDFMQLVTNNVRMYKPLNNGDGFQIIDPDGVVDYFGVPPEKVIDVLAVIGDTSDNIPGVPGIGKKGAPKLIKEYGSLEAAIEAAPGMKAKRAREGLTQHAEQALLSKKMIIIDTDVPDTVSWEELKWEGPESSELSDFFGRMEFRTLSRKFGKAMAEQGDGLQDEGVRKSASALRKDQQQGQGDLFGSGHQAAEASASESLKNLETEKANYRLIDTPEALDELINTLSASSHFCFDTETTASEPMLASLVGLAFSVRKKEAFYIPVNDAAGEAEGLSPELIQEKLTPVFGNSALKIAQNYKYDYIVLRRHGMALKGPVFDTMIAAYLIDSNQKLSMDELSRRYLNYEPVSIETLIGKGKQQKSMRDIPVDEVMPYACEDADITLQLFEVLQQKLNEDGLTEIAESVEFPLVRVLGELEMNGIQLDTEMLSNFSAQLGDDMKQLQQQIYAEAGEEFNINSPAQLGDILFEKLGLPSGKKTKTGKYSTNEQILTDLAAFGHKLPALVLDYRSLSKLKSTYADALPKLIHPETGRIHTSLNQQVAATGRLSSSNPNLQNIPVRTERGREIRKAFIAGEGKVLIAADYSQIELRVIASVSEDEAMVQAFRDDQDIHARTAMEIFGLSAITEVDRDMRRKAKEVNFGIPYGVSAFGLAQRLGIDRTEAKTIIDAYFERFPGIRNYIKETTAFAREHGYVTTLLGRRRYIPEIRSSNPNMRSFAERTAINMPIQGTAADLIKVAMVQLQARLERDLPECLMLLQVHDELLFEVPKDKAAESVQLIREEMEKAMTLKVPVKADAGVASNWLEAH
- a CDS encoding polysaccharide biosynthesis/export family protein, yielding MKHVTLILTPFRTALILSLSLFLFFAQQADAQTMGRQGSSLTQLYSVSEQMPNHFRFVRTGEPSITVVVIGSVVRPGTYEVREGTDMNELMLYTGGPAAIGARTRRITPDVNFFLSRTMEGEGRRIIFETTFEAYTTEFVDFPVMQDFDVVIVETDPVPTQLWREILSLTSQILSIIASIAVIVWRFRRF